GAGGCCTACGTGGAGCTGTACTGCGCGGGCAAGACCTCGCCGTCGGAGATCGGGGTGGCCATCGGCCGCCATCCCGAGGTGGTCTCGGCGTGCACCATCACCGGCGAGGCCGACGCGCTGCTGCACATCAGGGCCACCGACGTGCGGCACGTGGAAAGGGTGATCGAGCGCATCGCCGCGGAGCCGTTCGTGGTGCGGACCAAGAGCTCCATCGTGCTCTCCCGCCTGATCGAGGCACCCCTGGTGACCTCGCGCAGCGAGCCGTTCATCGCCCCGCACAACGAATCGACGTTCCTGGCCTGAAGCACGCGGGA
This region of Streptosporangium sp. NBC_01495 genomic DNA includes:
- a CDS encoding Lrp/AsnC family transcriptional regulator produces the protein MELDRLDRDIIGALVEDARATYAEIGQRVGLSASAVKRRVDRLRETGAITGFTARVEPAALGWTTEAYVELYCAGKTSPSEIGVAIGRHPEVVSACTITGEADALLHIRATDVRHVERVIERIAAEPFVVRTKSSIVLSRLIEAPLVTSRSEPFIAPHNESTFLA